Proteins encoded in a region of the Rutidosis leptorrhynchoides isolate AG116_Rl617_1_P2 chromosome 9, CSIRO_AGI_Rlap_v1, whole genome shotgun sequence genome:
- the LOC139866307 gene encoding phenylalanine--tRNA ligase, chloroplastic/mitochondrial-like encodes MAVAALTFAAHHILHSKPKPSSSVFLLNSTTLKTTITFNNFISISSASPFFLPRHKSTQTAAVASSSSSSVLELGGVKITKQDVVKDEPTNNVPDLIFTKLGLQLHRRDHHPLGILKNAIYDYFDTNYNNQFHKFDDLCPIVTTKANFDEVLVPADHVSRSYNDTYYVDAETVLRCHTSAHQADLLRKGYSNFLVTGDVYRRDSIDSTHYPVFHQMEGVRVFTPSDWNNSGIDGTLYAAQDLKACLEGLARHLFGAVEMRWVDSYFPFTNPSFELEIYFQEKWLEVLGCGVMEQEILKRAGKTDNAAWAFGLGLERLAMVLFDIPDIRLFWSTDKRFTSQFTKGQLGIKFKPFSKYPPCYKDMSFWINDSFTENNLCEIVRGVAGDLAEEVVLIDNFTNKKGMTSHCYRITYRSMERSLTDEEINELQWNVRDQVQSQMNVELR; translated from the exons ATGGCTGTGGCTGCTCTAACATTTGCTGCTCACCACATCCTTCATTCCAAACCAAAACCCTCTTCATCTGTCTTTCTCCTTAACTCAACAACCCTTAAAACGACAATCACTTTCAACAATTTTATCTCAATTTCTTCTGCTTCACCTTTTTTTCTTCCTAGACATAAATCTACACAAACAGCAGCtgtagcttcttcttcttcttcttcagtccTTGAACTCGGTGGTGTTAAAATTACCAAACAAG ATGTGGTGAAGGATGAGCCTACGAATAACGTACCGGATCTGATATTCACTAAACTTGGACTGCAACTTCATAGGAGAGATCATCATCCTCTTGGGATTCTAAAGAATGCAATATACGACTACTTTGACACCAACTATAACAACCAGTTCCATAAGTTTGATGACCTTTGCCCTATTGTTACTACTAAAGCG AATTTTGATGAAGTATTGGTACCTGCGGATCATGTAAGTAGGAGTTACAATGATACATACTATGTCGATGCAGAAACTGTGTTAAGGTGTCACACAAGTGCGCATCAGGCTGATTTACTAAGGAAGGGTTATTCCAATTTTCTTGTTACGGGTGATGTTTATCGTAGGGACTCCATTGATTCAACTCATTATCCTGTATTTCACCAG ATGGAAGGAGTTAGAGTCTTCACTCCAAGTGATTGGAATAATTCTGGCATCGATGGCACTTTATATGCTGCACAGGATCTTAAAGCATGTCTTGAGGGTTTGGCACGCCACCTATTTG GTGCTGTTGAAATGCGTTGGGTTGACTCTTATTTTCCATTTACAAATCCTTCTTTTGAACTGGAGATATATTTCCAG GAGAAGTGGTTAGAGGTCCTCGGTTGTGGAGTGATGGAGCAAGAAATATTAAAACGAGCCGGGAAAACTGATAATGCGGCATGGGCATTTGGACTTGGATTGGAGCGTTTAGCAATGGTCCTTTTTGACATCCCAGATATTAGACTCTTTTGGTCTACCGATAAGCGATTCACTTCTCAA TTCACCAAAGGTCAACTTGGTATAAAGTTCAAACCATTTTCAAAG TATCCACCTTGTTACAAAGACATGAGTTTCTGGATCAATGATTCATTCACTGAAAACAATCTTTGTGAAATTGTCCGAGGTGTTGCTGGTGATCTTGCTGAAGAG GTGGTACTGATTGACAACTTCACCAACAAGAAAGGAATGACTAGTCATTGCTATAGGATCACATATCGCTCCATGGAGCGCTCTCTTACTGATGAAGAAATCAACGAGCTACAG TGGAACGTTCGAGATCAGGTACAGAGCCAGATGAACGTTGAACTAAGATGA
- the LOC139867008 gene encoding potassium transporter 10-like codes for MNKENENEGKDSIWDFQQNFDQPMDEEASKLKSIRKETQCSWLLLVRLAFQSLGVVYGDLGTSPLYVFYNTFPRGINDTEDIIGALSLIIYSLTLVPLIKYVFIVCRASDNGQGGTFALYSLLCRHAKIKTIPNQHRTDERLTTYSRTPIHENSFAATTKRWLEAHALKKNAILVLVLVGTCMVIGDGILTPAISVLSASGGLKVNHPGMRNDFIVVVAVFILVGLFCLQHHGPDKVGWLFAPVVLLWFLLIGGVGIFNICKHDTRVLRAFSPLHIIWYFRRRGKDGWTSLGGIFLSITGTEALFADLAHFPVSAIQLAFTAVVFPCLLLAYCGQAAYLMKNKEQVFDAFYHSIPDGVYWPMFVVATLSAIVASQASISATFSIINQACAHGCFPRVKVVHTSRKFIGQIYVPDINWALMILCILVTTGFKNQSQIGHAYGTAVVIVMLVTTILMILIMILVWNCNWILVFIMTFLSLVVECTYFSAVVIKVDQGAWVPLAIAALFLLVMYVWHYGTVKRYEFEMQNRISMAWILNLGPSLGIVRAPGVGLVYTELASGVPRIFSHFVTNLPAIHSVVIFVCVKSLPVYSVPEEERFLVRRIGPKNYHMFRCVARYGYKDRKRDDEFERKVLDSIFLFVKIESSMDESSDSDDYSLYDQENNDLNDDSVLSSVVDVTILSNDSISDSGSSAGSEKTNEIEFIARCRDAGVAHILGNTVIRARRDTLIYNKICIDYLYAFLRKICREHSVIFNVPHESLLNVGQVFYV; via the exons ATGAATAAAGAGAATGAGAATGAAGGGAAAGATAGCATTTGGGATTTTCAGCAGAATTTTGATCAGCCTATGGATGAGGAGGCTAGTAAGCTCAAGAGCATACGTAAAGAAACG CAATGTTCTTGGTTGCTGCTTGTGCGACTTGCGTTTCAAAGTCTTGGTGTTGTCTATGGAGATTTGGGAACTTCTCCTTTATATGTATTTTACAATACTTTCCCTAGAGGAATCAATGATACAGAAGACATCATTGGTGCACTCTCATTGATCATTTACTCTCTTACACTTGTGCCACTCATCAAATACGTTTTCATCGTTTGTCGTGCGAGTGACAATGGTCAAG GTGGAACGTTTGCTCTTTACTCACTATTATGTCGGCACGCAAAAATTAAAACAATTCCAAATCAACACCGAACTGATGAAAGGTTGACAACTTATAGTCGCACACCAATTCACGAAAACTCATTTGCCGCCACAACCAAAAGATGGTTGGAAGCACATGCATTAAAGAAAAACGCAATTCTTGTACTTGTTCTTGTCGGTACGTGCATGGTGATTGGAGATGGAATTCTAACTCCTGCTATTTCAG TGTTATCAGCTTCAGGTGGGCTCAAGGTAAACCATCCGGGAATGAGAAACG ATTTTATTGTAGTAGTTGCTGTATTCATACTAGTTGGTTTATTTTGCCTACAACATCATGGCCCTGATAAAGTTGGATGGCTTTTTGCACCAGTTGTTTTGCTCTGGTTTCTCTTAATTGGCGGAGTTGGAATTTTCAATATTTGTAAACACGACACGAGAGTGTTGCGTGCATTCTCACCGTTGCATATAATTTGGTACTTTCGAAGGAGAGGAAAAGATGGATGGACTTCTCTCGGAGGAATCTTTTTGAGTATAACAG GGACGGAGGCACTATTTGCTGATCTGGCACATTTTCCCGTTTCCGCAATCCAACTTGCATTTACAGCTGTTGTGTTCCCTTGCCTTCTTTTAGCCTATTGTGGACAAGCAGCCTACCTAATGAAAAATAAAGAGCAAGTGTTCGATGCATTTTACCACTCAATTCCTG ATGGTGTATACTGGCCAATGTTTGTTGTTGCAACGTTATCTGCCATTGTAGCAAGCCAAGCTTCTATTTCGGCTACATTTTCAATAATCAATCAGGCATGTGCGCACGGCTGTTTCCCTCGAGTCAAAGTTGTTCATACATCAAGGAAATTTATTGGGCAGATATATGTTCCGGATATCAATTGGGCACTTATGATACTTTGCATTCTTGTCACTACTGGATTTAAAAATCAAAGCCAAATCGGTCATGCTTATG GTACGGCTGTAGTGATAGTCATGTTGGTGACAACAATCCTCATGATATTAATCATGATACTTGTTTGGAACTGTAATTGGATTctcgtctttatcatgacgttcTTATCACTGGTAGTCGAATGCACTTACTTTTCAGCCGTTGTCATCAAGGTCGATCAAGGTGCGTGGGTCCCACTGGCGATAGCAGCCTTGTTTCTCCTCGTCATGTATGTATGGCATTATGGCACAGTAAAAAGGTACGAATTCGAAATGCAAAATAGGATCTCAATGGCTTGGATTCTGAATCTTGGTCCGAGTTTAGGCATTGTTCGTGCACCCGGGGTCGGGCTCGTGTACACCGAGCTAGCAAGTGGGGTCCCACGTATTTTTTCCCATTTTGTAACCAATCTACCTGCAATTCATAGTGTAGTCATTTTCGTGTGTGTGAAATCGCTCCCGGTTTATTCGGTCCCCGAAGAGGAAAGATTCTTGGTGAGACGAATCGGGCCCAAAAATTATCATATGTTTAGATGTGTTGCAAGGTACGGGTATAAAGACCGTAAACGAGATGATGAATTTGAAAGAAAAGTATTGGATAGCATCTTTTTGTTTGTGAAAATCGAGTCTTCGATGGATGAAAGCTCTGATTCGGATGATTACAGTTTATATGACCAAGAAAACAACGATTTAAACGATGACTCAGTTCTATCTTCTGTTGTTGATGTTACGATTTTATCTAATGATTCTATTAGTGATTCTGGGTCGTCGGCTGGTTCTGAGAAGACGAACGAAATAGAATTTATAGCTCGGTGTCGAGATGCGGGGGTGGCCCACATATTGGGTAACACAGTTATAAGGGCAAGGAGAGATACATTGATATATAACAAGATTTGTATTGATTACTTGTATGCATTCTTGAGGAAGATATGCAGGGAGCATAGTGTTATCTTTAATGTTCCTCATGAAAGCCTTTTAAATGTTGGTCAAGTATTCTACGTATaa